From the Carassius auratus strain Wakin chromosome 36, ASM336829v1, whole genome shotgun sequence genome, the window GTCTGTATGCAAAGTTGGTTTGTTTATAGTAgttcagtgaagttgttcagtGTGATTCGTGCTCTGGTTAATAACATATCTCTGCTGACACATGAATACAGAGAGATGTCCGCATATGTTTGGTCACCTAACCAAGTGTGACAGTAAAAGTCCATATTTTCttttctcagtgtgtgtgtgtgtgtgtttgtgtgtttcatcgCCTATTTGTGTCTCTGTTTCTAACACAGCCAGAGAACCTGCTGTATTACAGTATGGATGAAGACTCTAAAATCATGATCAGTGATTTTGGCCTGTCGAAGATTGAGGGTTCAGGTAGTGTGATGAGCACAGCATGTGGCACTCCTGGATATGTAGGTAAGACACACCTCCATATGCAGAagtatatatatggtatatatctgGATGAAACCTCAGCCTTTAGGACTTGAACTCTACTGAACTGAATTGAAGAGAGTAATATACATAAACCAACTTGGACATGTCTGGACATGTGGTTCAAATCTAGGTGTAAACTCAATCTACTGTAACATCAGTCTTTACTTATTTTATAACATTCTTCAGGCTTACCTATTTCTCCCCCTTATCTCTTTTTCTTATCTCTTGGTAGTTTTCAAGTGTCGTACTAGCCATAGCTTTAGAAATGACTGGTTGAAACTGGATCTATGGGCACTCAGTTCTAAAGAATACTCTGTGTATATGTCAGGGAGATTAGATGTGggttatttaaacagaaaaagagagaacaaCCGAAACTTGGTAGAAGTATCTATGCCAGTTATACATGCATTATTGAATACAGAAGAGCAAGCAGCAACATATCCAAAAAATGCATCTGCAACCAGTATTCTCATCTCtttttttacaacattaacatttacataataGTAAGGGATAACCCACGAataggttatttatttttatcacaccATTGAGGCCTATGGAATTTTGTTCCATGTGTAACCGGTGGCTCACGACACcagttttaaaatcacttttatctGCGTTGTGAAAGCAGACACGGGACAACAGGCGGCGGTTTCGCTGGGTTTTACTCTGAGATctgatgtaaaacaaaataaaaacagcctCTGAGTACAATCACCCTTATCTTGCTCtcttccatgcaattacaatgccAAGAGGAAAGAGAATACAGAGAAAACATACctgatgtaaaacaaaataaaaacagcctCTGAGTACAATCACCCTTATCTTGCTCTATAAAACAAATGTGACGTAGATTTAATTACCATGTGCTTTTCATCTCCACATTAGGCCAAAGACACAAATATAACTTAAATTgggcaaaatgacaaaaataaccacaCAGGTAAGTAAAATAACATAATACACATAATTTGCAATGAAGATATAGAAATAAAagcaacaattaaaataaagattaataaggATTAGCAGGAGCCAAAAATAACCCACCtcttccatgcaattacaatgccaagaggaagaggaggggacATAACAGGAAATTATGTAGGCTCATGATGACATCACCACAATAAAGGGGAAGCATACTCAACACACTTAGGCAATCATATCAGGTTCATGTGTAAAACAATTTTGTGAGAATTATAACGATCAATACATATGTTTTAACAAAACACTTTCTGTACCGGTTACAcatgaattaaattatttgatgatgatgatgatgatggtccTTTCTTGGGTTTGAGTTAGTCTTTGGGTTTCTGGAGGGCTAGAGTGCGCACTACCAAAACCATAACTATCGTGTGGTTTGATGAcactaagaaggagcgtggaatgatgggatttgttgttttctaacacaataattgggcatatatagcaaacgcgagttcaacgatttgcgagTGTAGTTTACATAGAAAGTCAAttcaaagacgcgatcagactatggatcagacgcgtcctcgcgtGGGTCTAGAGACACAATGCCCCGTGtctggcgtgtatgccccataatactaatcttgttgatcgttataataccatacgttttctgtaaagatacgcatcaaaacaactcacctgtcgagtaaaacacaagcgagatcagcatctctttctagttgaagtttgtcgcgaagctctctccatctagaaaatgcaacaccgatattgatcctcgctctttctctcctcttgtcccaaactttTCTTGGGTCGTTTGTTTGGCCCGTAcgcttacgtttacgggagctgtcattgtcgacagaaccagcggcagacggtaacagtaattatgttccataaataagtaacacaatccaccataaaacgtgaaagaagaagtaaataaggaactgcttgaagcaagctagtggtttgctggacgctaaacactacttccacatttgtccacgacactgttgacatgtggtttctacgtcagtaaaggcggaaacaaagggtaactaatgtcattgacaggcgactgcactgccccgtgtcactgtttagaatggggatcttctcatgatttacaagtagttgaaaacattagagatattgttagtaatcacctggacaaaatatataacactagcctagtggtttttggatattttactgcaaatatcttacaaattgtacctttaagtgtgtataatataaaagaaaattaattatatgatataacaattaataaattgGTTTGAAAGGTGATAGCTCATTTGCTCCAATGGTAGGAAAATCCCTACTTACATGTGGGAATTTACATATGGGTCAAGTGGAATGATTACTAGAAAGGGCTGAAGTGATAAATTGAATTGATGTCTGATCCTGTTTGTTCGGATCTTCAGCTCCTGAGGTTCTGGCACAGAAGCCGTACAGTAAAGCAGTGGACTGCTGGTCCATCGGGGTCATCGCTTACATTCTGTGAGTGGGACTGTTACTGCTGCTTATACATGTGCATACTTgcatctttctcttctcttctctctacTTCATTTAAATTCCCTAACGTTTTACCTGAACTGATTTCATTCCCGAGAATTGAATGGTGCTCACCATCTGTTTGTCTTTTCTCAGTTTGTGTGGCTATCCACCATTTTACGACGAGAACGATGCCAAGCTCTTTGAGCAGATCCTGAAGGCAGAGTACGAGTTTGATTCACCGTACTGGGACGATATCTCTGACTCAGGTATAACAAATCGTCTGTAATATTTCCTTGAATATTCATACGTTTATTGAGGTTTATTGTTGAAGAAACTtgagttttagtatttttttaccaAACAGTAATGgttgttaaatatatttgaagAGTCAGTGAAAATATGACTTTTATGTCTGGCAAATCTCACAGGAGAATCTCTCAGGAAACTGAGACCAAGTTATTTTCTCTGTTTCATTATACATTTCTCTGACTGTTCCTTTGTTTCCCAATGAGATTATGGAAACAGTTAAGTCATGTTCTGACATTTCACACTGTGCTCTCTTCTCAGCTAAagattttattgtgcatttaatgGAAAAAGATCCCAGCCAGCGTTACACGTGTGAACAGGCTCTTCAGCACCCATGGTATGAGTTCATATGCCACACTGAGACCAATCGTCAATAATACTGTAAATCTCAATTATAGCACTATACTACTTTGAGTTTCACAGTCTGTCATGTCATATGAAGTTTGATTATGCAGAAGGGATATTTGAGAGCTGTGACTGAGGGGAAGATTTCCAGTGAATGAAATTTTGGTAGTTCTGTTCATATGACTGGGAGAAATGTAGGGAGAAAGTAAGCCATACTGCCAAGATGTGAGAATAGATGGTGAAAGAGCTTTGTGTTCTGGATGAAATGTGGCTTTAAAACATCAGATTGGCtcctcaaaaatatattttggttttaTACAACCAGATGAGACAGTGGAAATGTAACTTGAATGTCTGTTTTGTACTTCAGGATCGCTGGAGACACAGCGTTGGATAAGAATATCCATGAATCTGTCAGTGCCCAAATTAAGAAGAACTTTGCCAAAAGCAAGTGGAAGGTAAATCCGTGAATATATGAGAGTGAAAGAACTGAGAGAGTTAATGAAGTGTTGCAGGTGAAAAGCATGGTTTTCTGATTTTTAATGGATATCTTTTTCCTACTGTTATATACAGCAAGCATTTAATGCCACAGCAGTAGTGCGTCACATGCGCAGGCTGCAGTTGGGAACCAGTCAGGAGGGCCAAATGCAGTCCACCTTGCCCAGCCCCTGCCACGGACACCTGCTGCTGCCCGAGGGTCAAGAGGAAGAGAGCTGTCAGTATCTAAACGTGCCACATTTACATTTCCCACTGTGTTTTTGCATACCCTTTCATCCAGACAGACACTACCGTTAACTGCCAGTCATACCGGAGCAAACCAAATCAGTCTTAAATCTGTCTCCAcgtacagtactgtatatttacagtTGTTAGATCAACTTTTAGTCAAGCAAGATCATTTTTAATCTGCATATTAtaagctatatttatttatttaatatacctttggcatttttttaaacattgtattAAAGGAAGAATATTTTCCCAGACACattcattacttaaaaaaaaataattatatatatatatatatatatatatatatatatatatatatatatatatatatatatatatatatatatatttatttatttattctatatcTAATTATCAATGTGGACATTAGTCTCATGGACTTTTTCATTTAAGTCAGCATAAGTTAAATGCAATACAACACATACTACCATAATgtgtacatttttacaatttaaataatattaataattagatttgtgtgtgtgtgtgtgtgcgtgcgctcttgtttttggacatatcaggacacaactctgtataatgacatgggtatgacacaggtattacaaggagagggtgacttatgaggacataacctatgaccccatttttcaaaatgcttataaatcatacagaatgagtttttttgagaaagtaaaaatgcacaaagtttcctgtgagggttagggttaggtgtagggttggtgaaggcagatagaatatacagtttgtacagtataaaaaccattacgcctatgggatgaacacacttttcacaattacaaacgtgtgtgtgtgtgtgtgtgtgtgtgtgtgtgtgtgtgaaaatgtgcttaattttaacaaaaaagtagtcttcatttatattttcccattcatccatccattctccaAATTGCATATCTTCTCTAGGGTAACAGAGATGCTGGTTACTCAAGGGAGACTATTTCTCAATAGTTACTCAAGGAGGACtaatctctctttcttttttagcCCTTCGGAGGGAAAGTAGTGGCTGTTCCGAGGGTGTCAGTGATGGGAATGACATCCAGAACTGCACCTACCATGTCCATCCCACTAGTCAGGTCTGAGTGTCAATCATCCTGCAGTAACCAATGACTGACTGTCCTGTTTTTCCACTGGAGTCCTGCCACACCCCCAGTCTGGCCAGGAATACTGAGTAGCTCCAGCATCCTGCCACTCGGAGGCGCTGCACTGTAAAGAACCCAGGTGGGAATGGGGTCACTACTATTCCAACGGAGTGGTTCTGTTTAATGAGAGTTCAAAAGGTTACAAGACTGCCACAGGCGCTTTGTGGGTAATATATGATATTGCGGGAGCTGGATAGAGATTGGACAGTggtttaacaaattaaaacaacacCATCTACTTTCGTTTTTCTTTTCCTGAACTAAAGGTACTCAGGTCTGTTTCTCTTTCAATTCGAAAAACAGTTGCTGTTGGCATGTGGACTGGTTTAATATACCTAAATTTTAGATTTGGTGACATTTTATGAGATTATGGATTTTGGCATTAGGTTATGCTGAGATCGTCCAATTTAAATGCTTTTCAACTAAGGTACGAACAGATTTCACTTTCATGAGATTCTACATATTAGCTGTGTTGCCACATCTCAGTTGCTTTATACTTCCATAAGAAGCACTGATTAAGTGTAAGTTACATTTTAGtgaatttttttaacatttaacatcttTTTGTACACTAAGTCTGCACAACAAATCATTCAGTCAGTATGTTTAAGAGCGTCTTTCTTGCTTCAGATATTTTAGGTGGTGCCTTCATGGATTCAGTATCAATGTTTCACTCTTTTATTTGTTTCAGCATGTTTTGATCCTTTCATATGGGAATGTTTGAAGCTGTACATGTTCAAATGTTGCTGTTTACCCTCAAAGTCACCTACATGACGTATAAGGCTATTCTAAGCTATGCACTGTCGGTGGACGCTTTGTAAATGTCTAATGTTTAATGCTGCCATCCTGTAAATATTGCAAagcttttgttttttgtaaaccCCTTTCTATTACGACTTTAAAAGTACTCAGGGGAGAAATTAAAATCagagaatttttatatataaaatagtaattttacaagaaaaaaaaactataagatACTGAATACACATCACTACAAGGCTGTGgtccaaattatttaaatatatttggcaattttgattattttctgtTGGAACCTGTATGAAAGTAACCTCCATTAAACGACATGAATGTGTGACTTGACtccaattttattgttttgtttgtttccattcactgccatcaaaaaaataaaaaataaagttttgaaaaaagtCACATAATAGGAATCAACAGATGTTTGCGGAGAAAGTTTTCCATGAGTTTGTTGGAAGATGGTGGTTTTCCGTGATGCATTGCAAGACATCtaggcttttgttttgtttttagtgaaTATGGTTATACTGAAAACAACATGTGTTTATGCTGTTAATATGTAGTGCTAAAGTCTCAAACAATACCAAAAacttttggtcccactttatattaggtggccttaactactatgtacttacataaaaaaataagtacaatgtacttattgtgttcatattgtattgtaaaacacttttgctgctattgaggtgggatggggtaaggttagggagagggttggaggtatgagtaagtttaagggtgggttaaggtgtaaagtatgggtcaacagtgtaattataaatgtaattacagaaattaagtacagatgtaattacatgtcatttatttttaaatataagtacaatataaaaacatgtatgtacacaataagtacattgtactaaattattaattacaatgtaagtacatagtagttaaggccacttaatataaagtgggtccaaactTTTAATTAAGTTATATTGTGAAAGTACATACAAATATAATGTCAGTCTTAGTCCTACTAATTTATAATTTATGACAGCTGTCTCTTAGTGTCACTTATCCATAACATTTGGAATGGTTTCTGGAAGGTTCTCATCACAACGTATGTAGAACCATTGGTTAAACTCTTTATTCTGGTGCTGACTGACTTTCAAATGTCTACAAAGATCTGTTTACCAACACATAAggaattttttaaaagttttttttagttagcAACTATGATTTTGGGAAACGTTCCCCAGGTCAGTTGTTTTTGTGGTAGCCCTTACATGTTTTaccttttcaaaaataaatgtctaaTTGCACAGTAATGTACAGGTGACATTGTGTAATCAAATGTGATCATGGTTGAAACAGTGAAAACAATATGTTGTTATGATTGATATTGACAGTCAGTATAAAAAGaaccaaagtgtgtgtgtgtgtgtgtgtgtgtgtgtatatatatatatatatatatatatatatatatatatatatatatatatatagaaaaaaatattgtccATTTGAGCATCAAGTTCCTTAAAGACGTAAATTATGCTTGAAGTTTGGATGTGTAAGTATTGATGCATGTGTTGTTGTGTGTATTTTACCATAGTGTGGTGATTTATGTTTATAAAAAGAATATTGTAAATACACAGATAAATATAATTACTCACAATTATATGCTATTGTTAAAACGTGAAGTGCAAAACATAAATCTTCATTATTTAACTTTAAGATCAGTGCACTTCTTAATcacagtaacataaaaaaaattgttgttttttctcttctTGGCTGAATGGCAACTTGGAACCAACTATACAGACAGGGACATGCATGCTATGTACTTCATACTGCACATATAACTGCATATAATGTACCACCTGTCAAATAAAGATATGTGATTGGtatattaattttgcatttctaattgaattttatgtaaacaattcacatttaaaaatttgTCAAAATTAGATGTATTAGAAGTCTTTTATACATATTACATTTAGTATACATACTGCAGACTGTGCAAATAGTAAGAACCGTGTATGAGAGTTTGCCATTCCAAACATTTGGATTTTCCCTGCTCTTTCAGACACAGGAATAAACAGTTGATGCCTACCTCTCTGGAttctgaatgatttctgtagaAGGCGTggtttgcatttgtttatttattttggacagAGCGTGTTTTTGACAGTATCTTGGAAGAGAACACCACATGAAAATGTACCAACTGAAAACAACTCGGGATTGCAACAACACATTTACATTCTACATTCTTCTATATTCTCTAtataaacacatactgtatacatactTTTAAGCCTTTTTGGAAGACATGTATACACTGTTTTTAGCCATTACTTGTATGGATGCAGTGCATCATAGGTATTCACTGTATTCGTAATGGAGTACTGTTCAGTATTGATGCCAatgatttgtatatttaaaacatttaactgtaaactgtaaaagTTAACTGTAAAGTGGATTAAACTTCCCTTGTCTATGCACTGTTTCTGTGTGCTATCTGGTGTGTTGAAATAGTGAGAATGAGATGGAGATTAGATACAGAATATCTTAATATTGTGTTATAAACATCACTGGTATGCTGTTTTCAACTTATCTTGAAGGATTGCATTGCTTACCCTAAATGATAGCTCTGTTGTCATTACCTGTGAGTTAGAGAAAGATTTTTATCTTACATAGatgagaaagatttttttttcttttagaatttCTGGTGTAgctatatacaaacccgattccaaaaaagttggtacactattccattttttttttttacccacaatttgtacaatttacaaatctcagaaacttatattttattcccaatagaatataaataacatatcaaatgttgaaagtgagacattttgaaatgtcatgccaaatattggctcattttggatttcatgagagctacacattccaaaaaagttgggacaggtagcaataagaggccggaaaaattaaatgtacatataaggaacagctggaggactaATTTGCAAcctattaggtcaattgggaacatgattgggtataaaaagagcctctcagagtggcagtgtctctcagaagtcaagatgggcagaggatcaccaattcccccaatgctatGGCGAAAAATTGTGGAGCAATATCTTTCGCTGCGAACGCCCCTTCTCGTCAGCCATCAGGTGGAACTAATTATCACTCACCTGTGTGCACTTGAGTAGAAAAAGACGCACGCATTTCTTATCAATGTGTCAGCTAGAACCGGCAACAACGACAGTACATTTAAGGAAATCGTAAATGTTGTTACATCTGTGTATGACTGTATATAAAGGGCCATTtatagtcaagtcaactttatttatatagatttgataaaatactgattgtgtcaaagcagctttatggTGTCAAACAGGAAATTAGTTTTtcgataatgcaagaggacaatatcAAACTGTATTTTTTCCCAGTTAAAATCAGTTAAAAAAGTGCAATCAAGCTGCCGATATTGCcagaaattaagtgtccccaactaacgAAGCCAAAGGCAATGTAACCACATGGCCCGACTTGCCTACACCCTTAAAGGCCGGGCAGCATTATCAATGCACAGAAACGTGTATATGTGCCTAACTGCACACATTTATCAATATCAAACATTTGAACTAACAttgtgatatgcttgaagtgttttatatatatggattttattgtagGCAAGTCAAGTgttgatttgagaaggctaaattgatcaaacgtggTTAACTATCCACTTGGTCATcactttaaataacaaaacttgaatttaacaaacaaaaaatgctccaaacatttaagttaacatttatatttaaattgaagcatttagcagacacttttatccaaagcgacttacaaatgagaacaatagatgcaatcagaccaacaagagaacaacaacagcatACAAGTGCCTTGACTCAGTCTCAGTTAGTCTATTACAGAACACATAGcaaggtttgtttttgttttatttgtattttttttattaagaatatgatagacaagaaaagaaaaggtaagtgctagtatcagttggttaagtgctggcgaaaataaagatgagtctttagatgttttttgaaaatgagtaaagactcagctgttggaattgagattgggaggtcattcccccagctgggcacagtccaggaaaaggtctgtgagagtgattttgaactttgaACTCAACCATTCTTCTCCCCTGAGTTGATGCCTGCATATCTgtctcaatctgtctgtctgGGTCCAGTTGAGAACTTTTTTGTGTCCTATATGTGTCATGTGTGTGACAGTAATATAATGATCAAAACCAGAAAATGTCAGGTTAAAGCTCAAGTTACTGTAGCTGACGAgtgtcttatatttta encodes:
- the LOC113055118 gene encoding calcium/calmodulin-dependent protein kinase type 1-like isoform X3, giving the protein MLAEEKRTRKLVAIKCIVKKALEGKGSSIENEIAVLHKIKHANIVSLEDIFESKSHLYLVMQLVSGGELFDRIVEKGFYTEKDASKLIQQILDAVKYLHDMGIVHRDLKPENLLYYSMDEDSKIMISDFGLSKIEGSGSVMSTACGTPGYVAPEVLAQKPYSKAVDCWSIGVIAYILLCGYPPFYDENDAKLFEQILKAEYEFDSPYWDDISDSAKDFIVHLMEKDPSQRYTCEQALQHPWIAGDTALDKNIHESVSAQIKKNFAKSKWKQAFNATAVVRHMRRLQLGTSQEGQMQSTLPSPCHGHLLLPEGQEEESSLRRESSGCSEGVSDGNDIQNCTYHVHPTSQV
- the LOC113055118 gene encoding calcium/calmodulin-dependent protein kinase type 1-like isoform X1, with the protein product MGNHLSIIDSSKMPLGEDGHSWKKKTSNIKDIYDFKEVLGTGAFSEVMLAEEKRTRKLVAIKCIVKKALEGKGSSIENEIAVLHKIKHANIVSLEDIFESKSHLYLVMQLVSGGELFDRIVEKGFYTEKDASKLIQQILDAVKYLHDMGIVHRDLKPENLLYYSMDEDSKIMISDFGLSKIEGSGSVMSTACGTPGYVAPEVLAQKPYSKAVDCWSIGVIAYILLCGYPPFYDENDAKLFEQILKAEYEFDSPYWDDISDSAKDFIVHLMEKDPSQRYTCEQALQHPWIAGDTALDKNIHESVSAQIKKNFAKSKWKQAFNATAVVRHMRRLQLGTSQEGQMQSTLPSPCHGHLLLPEGQEEESSLRRESSGCSEGVSDGNDIQNCTYHVHPTSQV
- the LOC113055118 gene encoding calcium/calmodulin-dependent protein kinase type 1-like isoform X2, producing the protein MPLGEDGHSWKKKTSNIKDIYDFKEVLGTGAFSEVMLAEEKRTRKLVAIKCIVKKALEGKGSSIENEIAVLHKIKHANIVSLEDIFESKSHLYLVMQLVSGGELFDRIVEKGFYTEKDASKLIQQILDAVKYLHDMGIVHRDLKPENLLYYSMDEDSKIMISDFGLSKIEGSGSVMSTACGTPGYVAPEVLAQKPYSKAVDCWSIGVIAYILLCGYPPFYDENDAKLFEQILKAEYEFDSPYWDDISDSAKDFIVHLMEKDPSQRYTCEQALQHPWIAGDTALDKNIHESVSAQIKKNFAKSKWKQAFNATAVVRHMRRLQLGTSQEGQMQSTLPSPCHGHLLLPEGQEEESSLRRESSGCSEGVSDGNDIQNCTYHVHPTSQV